In one Natronosalvus amylolyticus genomic region, the following are encoded:
- a CDS encoding LysE family translocator, whose amino-acid sequence MSAIVASLAAGIVFGIALAAPPGPMNAIIAEESVLRGWTAGFKAGVGAMLADVLFFLLAAAGAVAVVVRYPTVQSGLYVAGGTLMVYFAIGAWQGAREAASFTSDLETDATGFQKAFALSITNPYQIGFWLTVGVGLIREGTLDVFAHVPAAGNALAGTLIVETGSPALLLGFFGGIAVWIVAYPAVLARVGQRVDRFAPIIALLSGVVLAGFGALFLALGITGLR is encoded by the coding sequence GTGTCAGCCATCGTCGCCTCACTGGCTGCCGGAATCGTGTTCGGCATCGCGCTCGCTGCTCCACCAGGCCCGATGAACGCCATCATCGCCGAAGAGAGCGTCTTACGGGGGTGGACCGCAGGGTTCAAAGCCGGTGTCGGTGCAATGCTCGCTGACGTGTTGTTTTTCCTGCTGGCGGCCGCAGGCGCTGTGGCTGTCGTCGTCCGCTATCCGACGGTCCAGTCGGGGCTGTACGTCGCGGGTGGCACACTGATGGTGTACTTCGCGATTGGGGCCTGGCAGGGCGCTCGTGAGGCTGCCTCGTTCACCAGCGATCTCGAGACCGACGCAACCGGGTTTCAGAAGGCGTTCGCGCTCTCGATTACGAACCCGTATCAGATCGGGTTCTGGCTCACCGTGGGCGTCGGCCTGATCAGGGAAGGGACGCTCGACGTATTCGCTCACGTCCCGGCCGCTGGCAACGCTCTCGCGGGAACCCTCATCGTCGAAACGGGCAGTCCAGCCCTCCTCCTCGGGTTTTTCGGCGGCATCGCCGTGTGGATCGTCGCGTACCCGGCAGTGCTCGCTCGAGTGGGGCAACGCGTCGACCGATTCGCGCCGATAATCGCTCTGTTGAGCGGCGTCGTACTCGCCGGTTTTGGGGCGCTGTTTCTGGCCCTGGGAATCACCGGTCTGCGATGA
- a CDS encoding sister chromatid cohesion protein PDS5 translates to MANDDSPNDVPIGEPGGGIEVTVGITQLQAFLSADDPDVREYAARTLAAEATDRPADVAATVPALTERLEDQPAIRSHAATALSAVATHDPSAVKSAVPALTAQLDDSPSVRADAITALAAVAEAEPTAVSRSARTIADYVTDEEPFVCDRATAVLAAIASADPEVVTPIATTVALATDHDDDDVRANATQILRDVAESNPTAVTDCVSSLVARLEDQPRVRTAAIAAVRSIGTAQPGALTDHVDTIANRLEDALEPVREDASIALSAVAASEPATVCPVVESLRDSLTDAPAIRQPAANALRDVAAFDAEAVLPAVEALVDRLEDPLPAIRTDAAATLATIAAENPSAVTAAMEPLAERLEDETADCDAFVARAAASVARVHPTAVEPIVTDLGTLLEDEDPNRLEAIRAIRSVSNADPAVIRAVVEPLAGRLDDADDAVRRAAADALGAVALDGPTDGPDVPALLDALEDGDEWIQGYAAGELAAVAKRRTAAPHPAVTALCNRLAADDVTVRRAASRDLVDVAAAQPEDIRKATTTLATRLEDEDASVRNNAALALARLAETFPDTVRGVLTSLFRATDDPDRTVRTNVIGVLEILGADYEGRAPAFELALRETEHPDPARRGAAFEALAVVLPETTDELRRLIDAIAARSVRSSPSVAERIALVGTVETLLTTPLETETTVVDVLRNVFEAAADDADPTEETALVVSPSQKLTKANSPDGIPTGAGLAQTIADAMCVSPSLSQPGPLSELIAERLGAAGPLERRAQLRGLVTAGERLEDEDARPLSALLLDHLEEADSGEAMDELASEIARFAVLAPDDVNRSSDRIRTLLDHDRESVRGYAVLALGAVVSFGEAAPSVLRDVVDDVDNRLLDVTSIVVGGETPQHTDALNKQLSGLGRRLDDDPWVGGLAALGLAELAEGADRLRPTAVSKLADGLATGSPVVRATASAALASRAQGETTGYDQLVPALLDGLEDPDDLVRENILRTLTTLSQAADFDGLEGHTDRLEGALLELRGDPVAAVRVQAARTLTSLGRSEFDRTAAISRLEPQCGDPAPSVSEVASNGVATLEAANQPSQEEATAVQDWQMERGTAAGVGALPTGEPLIEGVDAQWRFEPDSEVSSTPAVVGDTVYVGCTNGTVVAIALEDGGNRWQYRTEGPITTAPAVVEGVVFVGSEDGALYALDAETGERTWRYETGGQVRGGPVVETDTVYLTSDDGTIHAVDRTTGAPRFQRDEAGVPTTPAVSDGTLFVGTTDGIVRALSTETGEDRWSQSLERPITTPVAVGTGVVLVGDGTGTVTALESDTGAHRWRFHTGRAIETAPAVAHDTAFVASGDLSVYAIDLQTGGERFRFDTGGSMPTAPAVIGDVCCVGTDGGVVYALGVDDGSARWRYDSDDGGAIHALTVADGLVCTVGQAGVTALGDERSSWADRIGFSGLFTRFGGRE, encoded by the coding sequence ATGGCAAACGATGACTCCCCGAACGACGTGCCCATCGGCGAACCGGGCGGCGGTATCGAAGTAACCGTCGGAATCACCCAGCTACAGGCGTTCCTCTCGGCCGATGATCCGGACGTTCGCGAGTACGCTGCCAGAACGCTCGCGGCCGAAGCGACCGACCGGCCGGCTGACGTCGCCGCTACCGTTCCCGCACTAACCGAGCGACTCGAGGACCAGCCAGCGATTCGGTCACACGCCGCCACTGCGTTGTCGGCAGTCGCCACGCACGATCCGTCAGCGGTGAAATCGGCGGTTCCCGCCCTGACCGCCCAACTCGACGACTCGCCGTCGGTCCGAGCCGATGCGATCACGGCCCTGGCGGCCGTCGCCGAGGCCGAACCGACCGCAGTCTCCCGGTCGGCACGAACGATTGCCGACTACGTCACCGACGAGGAACCGTTCGTCTGTGATCGAGCCACCGCGGTCCTGGCCGCCATCGCGAGTGCAGACCCCGAAGTGGTAACCCCAATCGCTACCACGGTTGCACTGGCAACGGATCACGACGACGATGACGTTCGCGCCAACGCGACCCAGATACTTCGTGACGTTGCCGAATCGAATCCGACCGCAGTCACTGACTGTGTCTCCTCGCTCGTCGCTCGCCTCGAGGACCAGCCTCGTGTCCGTACGGCTGCAATCGCGGCGGTTCGCTCGATTGGAACGGCACAGCCTGGCGCCCTCACTGATCACGTGGATACAATCGCGAATCGGCTCGAGGACGCACTCGAGCCCGTTCGCGAGGACGCGAGCATCGCCCTATCGGCGGTCGCTGCGTCCGAGCCAGCGACCGTTTGCCCGGTCGTCGAATCACTGCGTGACTCGCTCACTGATGCACCAGCGATTCGCCAACCTGCAGCGAACGCGCTCCGTGACGTGGCTGCCTTCGACGCCGAGGCGGTGCTCCCGGCTGTCGAAGCGCTCGTCGACCGACTCGAGGACCCGTTGCCGGCGATCAGAACTGACGCCGCTGCGACGCTTGCAACAATCGCGGCCGAGAATCCCTCGGCAGTCACCGCTGCAATGGAGCCACTGGCCGAGCGCCTCGAGGACGAAACCGCCGATTGCGATGCGTTCGTCGCGCGGGCTGCCGCGTCCGTCGCACGAGTACATCCCACAGCAGTCGAACCCATCGTCACTGACCTGGGAACGCTGCTCGAGGACGAAGACCCCAACAGACTCGAAGCGATTCGAGCGATCCGCTCGGTATCGAACGCGGATCCGGCCGTGATCAGAGCGGTCGTCGAACCGCTCGCCGGACGACTCGACGATGCCGACGATGCGGTCCGCCGAGCGGCAGCCGACGCGCTGGGTGCAGTGGCACTCGATGGACCGACGGACGGCCCCGACGTGCCAGCCCTTCTCGACGCCCTCGAGGACGGTGACGAGTGGATACAGGGCTATGCGGCCGGGGAACTGGCCGCGGTTGCCAAGAGGCGAACGGCGGCTCCACACCCAGCCGTTACGGCGTTGTGTAACCGACTCGCTGCCGACGATGTAACGGTTCGCCGAGCCGCCTCCCGCGACCTCGTCGACGTCGCGGCCGCCCAGCCAGAAGATATCAGGAAAGCGACGACGACGCTTGCTACCCGACTCGAGGACGAGGACGCGAGCGTTCGCAACAACGCGGCGCTCGCGCTCGCTCGTCTCGCGGAGACATTTCCGGACACGGTTCGGGGAGTGCTCACCAGCCTGTTTCGAGCGACCGACGATCCGGACCGCACCGTCAGGACGAACGTCATCGGTGTGCTCGAGATCCTCGGGGCCGATTACGAGGGACGCGCTCCGGCGTTCGAACTCGCTCTCCGTGAGACCGAACACCCGGACCCAGCCCGTCGTGGCGCTGCGTTCGAAGCGCTCGCCGTCGTCCTCCCCGAAACCACGGACGAACTCCGGCGGCTGATCGACGCGATCGCCGCTCGAAGTGTGAGGTCGTCACCGTCGGTCGCTGAGCGGATTGCGCTCGTTGGCACGGTCGAAACCCTTCTCACCACACCACTCGAGACCGAAACGACCGTCGTCGATGTCCTTCGAAACGTGTTCGAGGCGGCAGCCGACGACGCCGATCCAACCGAAGAAACGGCACTCGTCGTCTCACCGTCTCAGAAGCTGACCAAAGCGAACTCGCCGGACGGGATACCCACAGGAGCCGGACTCGCACAGACGATTGCAGACGCCATGTGTGTCTCACCTTCGCTGTCCCAGCCAGGACCGCTCTCGGAACTGATCGCCGAACGGCTCGGCGCTGCCGGTCCACTGGAGCGTCGTGCACAGTTGCGAGGACTCGTCACTGCCGGAGAACGACTCGAGGACGAGGACGCTCGTCCACTCTCAGCGCTGTTGCTCGACCACCTCGAGGAGGCAGACAGCGGAGAAGCGATGGACGAACTCGCGAGCGAAATCGCACGGTTCGCAGTCCTGGCGCCGGACGACGTGAACCGATCGTCCGACCGAATACGGACGCTCCTCGACCACGACCGCGAATCCGTTCGCGGATACGCGGTGCTGGCGCTTGGCGCCGTCGTCAGTTTCGGCGAGGCGGCACCGTCTGTGTTACGTGACGTCGTCGACGACGTCGATAACCGGTTGCTCGATGTCACCTCGATCGTGGTCGGTGGCGAAACACCCCAACACACTGACGCCCTCAACAAACAGCTCTCGGGCCTCGGACGCCGACTGGACGACGACCCGTGGGTTGGTGGTCTCGCTGCGCTCGGACTCGCCGAACTCGCCGAGGGTGCTGACCGGTTACGCCCGACTGCTGTGTCGAAACTGGCTGACGGGTTGGCTACGGGTTCGCCAGTGGTCCGGGCAACCGCGAGTGCAGCCCTCGCCAGTCGTGCCCAAGGAGAGACCACGGGATACGACCAGCTCGTTCCCGCCTTGCTCGACGGGCTCGAGGATCCGGACGACCTGGTACGTGAAAACATCCTTCGGACGCTCACAACATTGTCCCAGGCAGCCGATTTCGACGGGCTCGAAGGTCACACCGACCGACTCGAGGGGGCGCTCCTCGAGTTGCGTGGCGATCCGGTGGCTGCTGTCCGAGTGCAGGCGGCACGGACGCTCACGTCACTCGGTCGGTCCGAATTCGACCGAACCGCCGCGATCTCACGTCTCGAGCCACAGTGTGGCGATCCCGCACCGTCTGTATCCGAAGTCGCATCGAACGGCGTCGCGACGCTCGAAGCGGCCAACCAGCCCTCTCAGGAAGAGGCCACGGCGGTGCAAGATTGGCAAATGGAACGGGGAACCGCTGCCGGTGTTGGCGCACTCCCTACCGGAGAGCCGCTGATCGAGGGTGTCGACGCACAGTGGCGATTCGAACCCGACAGCGAGGTTTCGAGCACACCGGCTGTCGTCGGTGACACGGTCTACGTCGGCTGTACCAACGGGACTGTCGTCGCTATCGCGCTCGAGGATGGCGGAAACCGATGGCAGTATCGAACCGAGGGACCGATAACCACTGCACCAGCAGTCGTCGAGGGAGTCGTCTTCGTGGGGAGCGAGGACGGGGCACTGTACGCACTGGACGCCGAAACCGGCGAACGGACCTGGCGGTACGAGACTGGCGGACAGGTTCGGGGCGGTCCGGTCGTCGAGACCGACACGGTGTACCTGACGAGTGACGACGGCACGATTCACGCCGTCGACAGAACGACCGGAGCGCCCCGATTCCAGCGAGACGAGGCAGGCGTTCCGACGACGCCAGCCGTCTCCGATGGGACGCTTTTCGTCGGCACCACCGACGGTATCGTTCGAGCCCTTTCGACGGAGACCGGCGAAGACCGCTGGTCCCAGTCACTCGAGCGTCCCATCACGACACCGGTCGCTGTCGGAACAGGGGTCGTTCTCGTCGGTGATGGGACCGGCACAGTGACCGCACTCGAGTCGGATACGGGAGCCCACCGCTGGCGATTCCACACCGGCAGGGCGATCGAAACAGCCCCCGCCGTTGCACACGACACGGCGTTCGTTGCTAGTGGCGACCTGAGCGTATACGCAATCGATCTGCAGACGGGCGGTGAGCGGTTCCGGTTCGATACGGGTGGCTCCATGCCGACGGCACCGGCCGTGATCGGCGACGTCTGCTGTGTCGGTACTGACGGTGGCGTCGTCTACGCACTCGGTGTCGACGACGGCTCCGCACGCTGGCGGTACGATAGCGACGATGGTGGCGCGATACACGCCCTCACCGTCGCCGATGGATTGGTCTGTACCGTGGGACAGGCGGGTGTCACCGCACTCGGCGACGAACGTTCCTCGTGGGCAGACCGTATCGGTTTCTCCGGGCTGTTCACTCGCTTTGGCGGCCGGGAGTGA
- a CDS encoding DNA topoisomerase I, translating into MELIITEKDNAARRIADILSGESATATRENGVNVYEWGGKRCVGLSGHVVGVDFPPEYSDWRDVEPVELVDASIEKTPTKENIVATLRILSRQAERVIIATDYDREGELIGKEAYEIVRDVNEDVPIDRVRFSSITKNEVQRAFDEPDEIDFDLAAAGEARQIIDLVWGAALTRFLSLSAGQLGNDFISVGRVQSPTLKLIVDREREIQAFDPDDYWELFADLTKDDEPFEAQYFYLDEDDNEAERVWDEGAATEAYETLSGASQATVTEVNGRTRTDSPPTPFNTTQFIRAAGAIGFSAKRAMSIAEDLYTDGFITYPRTDNTVYPDDLEPEDLLESFVEHPELGESAQSLLESDDDLVPTEGDEETTDHPPIYPTGEIPTRGSDVNEDEWRVYELVVRRYYATVAEPAIWEHLKVVAEADGCLLKANGKRLVDPGYHEVYPYFSTSENYVPAVDEGEELAVSDVELEAKQTQPPRRYGQSRLIETMEDLGIGTKSTRHNTLEKLYDRGYIESDPPRPTQLAMAVVDAAEQYADQVVSEEMTAQLEADMDAIATGEATLEDVTDESREMLEAVFEQLEASREEVGDHLRKSLKADKQLGPCPECGESLLVRRSRYGSYFVGCDGYPDCEFTLQLPSTGKPLILEETCDEHDLHEVKMLAGRQTFVHGCPLCRAEEAGEGPVLGACPECGDDEGGELAIKTLQSGSRLVGCTRYPDCEYSLPLPRRGEIEVTDEVCDEHHLPELVIHNGDEPWELGCPICNYREFQAREADSGSDLEAIDGIGAKTVEKLADAGIESIDDLTDADPETVADSVDGISADRIRTWQTAT; encoded by the coding sequence GTGGAGCTAATTATTACGGAAAAAGACAACGCGGCGAGACGCATCGCCGATATTCTGAGCGGGGAATCTGCGACGGCGACGCGAGAGAACGGCGTCAACGTCTACGAGTGGGGCGGCAAACGCTGTGTCGGGCTCTCCGGCCACGTCGTCGGTGTCGACTTCCCGCCAGAATACTCCGACTGGCGAGACGTCGAACCCGTCGAACTCGTGGATGCGTCGATCGAGAAAACGCCGACGAAAGAGAACATCGTCGCAACGTTGCGTATTCTCTCCCGTCAGGCCGAACGGGTTATCATCGCGACTGACTACGATCGGGAGGGAGAGTTGATCGGGAAGGAGGCCTACGAAATCGTCCGCGACGTCAACGAGGACGTCCCTATCGACCGCGTTCGGTTCTCCTCGATCACGAAAAACGAGGTCCAGCGCGCGTTCGACGAACCCGACGAGATCGACTTCGACCTGGCTGCAGCAGGCGAAGCCCGGCAGATAATCGACCTCGTCTGGGGGGCGGCACTCACCCGGTTTCTCTCACTTTCGGCCGGCCAACTCGGTAACGACTTCATCTCCGTCGGCCGCGTCCAGAGCCCGACGCTGAAACTGATCGTCGACCGCGAGCGCGAGATTCAGGCGTTCGATCCCGACGACTACTGGGAACTGTTTGCTGACCTCACGAAGGACGACGAACCGTTCGAAGCCCAGTACTTCTATCTCGACGAAGACGACAACGAAGCCGAGCGCGTCTGGGACGAAGGCGCCGCCACCGAAGCCTACGAGACTCTCTCAGGTGCCAGCCAGGCCACGGTAACCGAGGTCAACGGCCGAACCCGGACCGACAGTCCACCGACGCCGTTCAACACGACGCAGTTCATCCGAGCGGCGGGGGCAATCGGCTTCTCGGCCAAACGTGCGATGTCCATCGCGGAGGACCTCTACACCGACGGTTTCATCACCTATCCGCGAACCGACAACACCGTCTACCCCGACGACCTCGAGCCCGAGGACCTGCTCGAATCGTTCGTCGAGCACCCCGAACTCGGCGAGTCGGCCCAGTCGTTGCTCGAGAGCGACGACGACCTCGTTCCGACGGAAGGTGACGAGGAGACGACCGACCACCCTCCAATCTATCCAACGGGCGAGATTCCGACACGGGGCAGCGACGTGAACGAAGACGAGTGGCGCGTGTACGAGCTCGTCGTTCGGCGCTACTACGCGACGGTGGCCGAACCGGCGATCTGGGAACACCTCAAGGTGGTCGCCGAAGCCGACGGCTGTTTGCTCAAAGCCAACGGCAAGCGCCTGGTCGACCCTGGCTACCACGAGGTCTACCCATACTTCTCGACGAGCGAGAACTACGTCCCCGCGGTCGACGAAGGCGAAGAACTCGCCGTCAGTGACGTCGAACTCGAGGCCAAACAGACCCAGCCACCCCGACGCTACGGCCAGTCACGGCTGATCGAGACCATGGAGGACCTGGGAATCGGGACGAAGTCGACGCGACACAATACGCTCGAGAAACTGTACGACCGTGGCTACATCGAGAGCGACCCACCTCGGCCGACCCAGCTGGCGATGGCAGTGGTCGACGCTGCCGAGCAGTACGCAGACCAGGTGGTAAGCGAGGAGATGACGGCTCAACTCGAGGCCGATATGGACGCCATTGCAACCGGGGAGGCGACGCTCGAGGACGTGACGGACGAGTCCAGAGAGATGCTGGAGGCGGTGTTCGAGCAGTTAGAAGCCTCGCGCGAGGAGGTCGGCGACCACCTCCGGAAATCGCTCAAAGCCGACAAGCAGCTGGGGCCGTGTCCGGAGTGTGGTGAATCCTTGCTGGTCCGTCGAAGCCGGTATGGCTCGTACTTCGTCGGCTGTGACGGTTATCCCGACTGTGAGTTTACGCTGCAGTTGCCCTCGACAGGCAAGCCGTTGATTCTCGAGGAAACCTGTGACGAACACGACTTACACGAAGTGAAGATGCTCGCAGGCCGACAGACGTTCGTTCACGGGTGTCCGCTCTGCCGGGCCGAAGAAGCCGGTGAAGGGCCGGTTCTCGGAGCCTGCCCGGAGTGTGGCGACGACGAGGGTGGTGAACTCGCGATCAAGACGCTCCAGAGCGGCTCGCGACTGGTCGGTTGTACGCGCTATCCCGACTGTGAGTACTCTCTGCCCCTCCCACGGCGCGGGGAAATCGAGGTCACCGATGAGGTGTGTGACGAACACCACCTTCCCGAACTGGTGATCCACAACGGCGACGAACCCTGGGAACTTGGCTGTCCGATCTGTAACTATCGCGAGTTCCAGGCTCGAGAGGCCGATAGCGGCTCCGACCTCGAGGCCATCGACGGTATCGGAGCCAAAACGGTCGAAAAACTCGCGGACGCAGGTATCGAGTCGATCGACGACCTGACTGACGCCGATCCGGAGACGGTCGCCGACTCCGTCGACGGCATCAGTGCGGATAGAATTCGAACCTGGCAGACGGCGACCTGA
- a CDS encoding winged helix-turn-helix transcriptional regulator: MVICSLAVAGTGTAVALVDTPGDQTGELDEAGSSGLLEASALVLNNDLGDTVNDTTNDTEDTVNDTTNDTEDTVNETTGEIDDTSETLEDTTESLEETTETIEDTTVDTTDTDTLETLADTVDDTDETLEKTTTETVADGLETIDHTVAASFDTIDDTIDDTGEALEETTTALSDTTDTVLDSTDVNATVQTELLDQEASHATNVTTGDGTETDGDEAVADENTASGPLGVATAEPSPSTQTAVNGILAGLLGAVAVSSMGAGVAGAGAGAGTAGGTVASWTGRSRVRRLWSRLRDASPISLAALLRYSRYDDSDPLENERRKAIFEAVTAEPGLYLSAVSDHSDVPLSTVRHHVRILEEETLVTSIKVDGKRRYFPIDADDVELHAAFAEPTRRRLLEKLVTLGQAPNSQLADALDRDPSTISHHLTKLEEAGLVIRERDGRSVVNELSPVATTLLLDTEASQHRPQPVPADD; the protein is encoded by the coding sequence ATGGTGATTTGTTCATTGGCTGTCGCTGGGACAGGGACAGCCGTCGCTCTCGTGGACACGCCGGGCGATCAGACGGGCGAGTTGGACGAGGCGGGCTCGAGTGGCCTGCTCGAGGCCAGTGCCCTCGTGCTCAATAACGATCTCGGGGACACGGTAAACGACACGACGAACGATACCGAAGACACGGTAAACGACACGACGAACGATACCGAAGACACGGTAAATGAAACCACGGGGGAAATCGACGACACTAGCGAGACCCTCGAGGATACGACCGAATCACTGGAGGAAACGACTGAGACGATCGAGGATACAACGGTCGATACAACCGATACGGACACCCTCGAGACGCTTGCAGACACGGTGGATGATACCGACGAGACCCTCGAGAAAACCACGACCGAGACGGTAGCGGACGGCCTCGAGACAATTGACCACACGGTAGCGGCTAGTTTCGACACGATAGACGACACGATAGACGACACCGGTGAGGCCCTCGAGGAGACGACAACGGCGCTCTCGGACACGACGGACACCGTTCTCGATTCGACGGATGTGAACGCCACGGTTCAAACGGAGCTGCTCGATCAGGAGGCGAGCCACGCGACGAACGTCACCACTGGGGATGGAACAGAAACTGACGGCGACGAGGCTGTTGCAGACGAGAACACAGCAAGTGGGCCGCTCGGTGTCGCGACGGCAGAACCGTCACCGAGCACGCAAACCGCCGTCAACGGGATCCTTGCCGGATTGCTTGGGGCCGTCGCTGTCTCGAGCATGGGTGCTGGCGTTGCCGGGGCTGGAGCCGGAGCGGGAACGGCCGGGGGCACGGTCGCCAGCTGGACTGGCCGCTCGAGGGTTCGACGATTGTGGAGTCGTCTTCGGGATGCCAGCCCGATCTCACTGGCGGCGCTGCTCAGATACAGTCGCTACGACGACTCCGACCCACTCGAGAACGAGCGGCGGAAGGCGATATTCGAAGCGGTGACAGCCGAACCAGGTCTGTACCTCTCTGCGGTGAGCGACCACAGCGACGTCCCGCTCTCGACGGTTCGCCATCACGTTCGCATCCTCGAGGAGGAAACCCTCGTTACCTCGATCAAGGTCGATGGAAAACGCCGATATTTCCCGATCGACGCAGACGACGTCGAACTTCACGCCGCGTTCGCGGAACCAACTCGTCGACGGTTACTCGAGAAACTGGTGACGCTTGGACAGGCGCCCAACAGCCAGTTGGCGGACGCGCTCGATCGTGACCCGAGTACGATTTCACACCACCTGACGAAACTCGAGGAGGCAGGGCTTGTCATCCGCGAGCGAGACGGCCGATCGGTCGTCAACGAACTGTCGCCAGTGGCCACCACTCTGTTGCTCGATACAGAAGCAAGCCAGCACCGACCACAGCCGGTGCCAGCTGACGACTGA
- a CDS encoding ABC transporter permease, whose protein sequence is MESSGPEQFTDLEGDAFDDSKVRWRLFVRPLGILLAYGALFAGVVYAYRTEGGDAVLIGGREIGTLDWVSLFALLAIALVVVSAVLKRPGRSVEFVRTFARDRLAALGALGTVVLVLVALGGPLVYPRPEVDPVVSYQPPVGATVDDFIPVNCVGSTRDGVCRGTWEHPLGTDNGGKDLVHVVVYGLRTSLQIGVSAAVIAGGIGTTVGLVAGTFGGRVDRVLMRYVDIQSAIPAFFVYVLVVAILSADFVLMAIIFGLLSWGGLARLVRSEVHRINTTLYVRAATASGATTYYNLRYHVLPNIAGAVIVPLSALVPTFILYAAALSFLGFGESDPRIVSLGNTIADGLSHSFANWWDVWWYPVVPAVALTVLVLSMLLVGDRLSQLSDPREQ, encoded by the coding sequence ATGGAATCGTCTGGCCCTGAACAGTTCACCGACCTCGAGGGGGATGCGTTCGACGACTCGAAGGTTCGGTGGCGACTGTTCGTGAGACCGCTCGGCATCCTGCTGGCCTATGGAGCCTTGTTCGCCGGGGTCGTCTACGCGTATCGAACCGAGGGCGGGGATGCCGTATTGATCGGTGGACGCGAAATCGGCACCCTCGACTGGGTGAGCCTGTTTGCGCTGCTGGCCATCGCACTCGTCGTCGTTTCGGCCGTCCTCAAGCGTCCGGGTCGGTCCGTCGAATTCGTTCGAACCTTCGCTCGAGACAGACTCGCCGCGCTTGGGGCTCTGGGGACGGTCGTGTTGGTACTGGTCGCGCTCGGCGGTCCGCTCGTGTATCCGCGGCCGGAAGTCGATCCGGTCGTGAGCTATCAGCCACCGGTTGGAGCGACTGTGGATGATTTCATCCCCGTCAACTGCGTCGGATCGACGAGGGACGGCGTCTGCCGGGGGACCTGGGAGCATCCACTCGGCACGGACAACGGCGGTAAGGATCTGGTCCACGTCGTGGTGTACGGCCTGCGAACGAGTTTGCAAATCGGCGTTTCGGCGGCGGTCATCGCGGGCGGAATCGGGACGACGGTTGGACTCGTTGCGGGCACATTCGGTGGCCGGGTCGACCGGGTCTTGATGCGCTACGTCGATATCCAGAGTGCGATCCCCGCGTTTTTCGTCTACGTACTGGTCGTCGCCATCCTGTCAGCGGATTTCGTCTTGATGGCGATCATATTCGGACTGTTGAGCTGGGGTGGGCTCGCGCGACTCGTCAGAAGCGAGGTTCACCGAATCAATACGACTCTGTACGTTCGTGCAGCCACCGCCTCGGGGGCGACGACGTACTACAATCTTCGGTATCACGTCCTGCCGAACATCGCCGGAGCCGTCATCGTCCCGCTCTCGGCGCTCGTGCCGACGTTTATTCTCTACGCGGCTGCTCTGTCGTTTCTTGGATTCGGGGAATCCGATCCACGAATCGTTTCGCTCGGGAACACGATTGCAGACGGCCTCAGTCACTCGTTCGCAAACTGGTGGGACGTCTGGTGGTATCCGGTCGTCCCCGCCGTAGCACTCACTGTCCTCGTCCTTTCGATGCTGCTCGTCGGCGACCGGTTGAGCCAGCTGTCAGATCCGCGAGAGCAGTGA